CGATTATAAAGTCATCTACCGATTATTAAAGGTAATTCGgtcattaaaaaataaaataaaaaatgactaCATTTTACATTTGAGTGACTTTTTTTATCCTTTTATATGGCACCTAATTCTTTTGGAGTCTCCTCTAAAGACCACGTTATTAAAGTAAAAAGAAAACTACTTTGGATGAGACCAGTTTAGATCTTCCGTCGGTTTCTCATCCGTGATCAACAACAAACGTAAGCAAAATTTATAAAACATAAGGGTAATATGATAACTTCACCTTTTATAAAAATTACTGGAACCCAACCTTAATGTTCTTTCCACTTTGTGTCTCCACTTTCCTTACTGAAGTTCTCCACAGATTTTCATCTGTAAGGATGCAGAGAAGATCAATTTCTCAGAGATTATCAAAACAATAGTAAGTACCCGTCTTCTCTACCCAATAGCTGAAGAACAGCTTTTTTTTCTTTCCGATTGATCAATCAAATACCTTGTACTTAGACTGATTAAAAGACAAAATTAGTGAATGGGGTTCGTTATTTCTTAGAAACTGGGTATAAATTGCTTGTGATTTTGGAACtttgaatttattttttatttttattttgaatgaATGAAAAGGATCCTGCAATTGATCGATTACGCTCGATTTAATGGAGATTTTGGATAAGTTTTCACTGATTTGGTTGTAGTTGAAGGAAATTGGTCATCAATTTTGATTAATTGTCTCAAAGTTCATCTTAATTTCATGAATTAtgatcaaattgaaaaaaaaaagttgcaaaCTTAAAACCAATTGGGTTACTGGCGAATTACATTGGAAACCTAAAACCATATAGAAGGTCTCCCTTTGGTTGACCAACAATAAACTCAGCTTACAGATTTGAATATGAGATTATGGGAACTTTATCTATCATGTTCAGCATTTAAGATTTGCATCATCAAATGGTTTGTATGACGGTTCAGCGTTTATCTATCATGACGGTTTGTATGAGCTTATTGACCTAACCTGTTGCCAACTCTCCTCCGGCAATGGTACGACATTAATTTATCCTCCTTTAGGAATGTTCACTGTTTCGCGTTTAAGCTTTGCATCAAATGGAAGCTTCATTAAACCGTCACACTCTTCGATAAAAAACTACATATTATTCATTTTATCTACCAGAGAGTTGAACTCTCACTTTGTGCAACCTTCTATTGCTTCATACGTAGAGGTTTGCCATGCCGCCTGAAAGAATTTTTTGATAGCATATTGCCAGTAGTTGTTTCTTATAGCTGTATGATTTACTAAAGCCAGGAAACTCTCTGttcttttcttcatcaaggaaaaACTTGAATCTCTGGCCTGGATTTAATAACTCCAATTTGTTCCTTGTCTGGATTTAAAAAGAAATTTAATTTTTGAAATTTAGTTATTTATGTAAATTCCAAACAAGATATCACCttctgattttattttaatttggttttctcttgaaCCAATTATTTTTAATTTCAACCTCCTAATTCCTTGCCGCAATTATTAACCAGGTCAAGAATACCATTTCCCTGGAACACAGGTATATGATTGTCTCCAGTGTCCTCATATTGACGGCAATAATTTACCGTCAGGTATTAAtgtcccttcttcttcttcttcttctcttatatCGTTGCTGTATTCTGTTGAAATAGTAATCTCGGTAGTGTCATGTGGGATTTTGTGTTCAACTTCTTTTGGTAATTTCAGAAACACGATACCATTAGAAGATGTGaggttactaatatttgtgtttttttgGTCTCTTTTTCGTTTGATGTTGTATGTATATAGTAGTGATTGTCAGTTTATGGAACTCCGTTATATGATAGTCCTGGATAAGGTTAATGTCTGTTTAGATCAAGTGATTTTCAGCTTAGTGGGATAGGATTTTCAGCTTAGTGTGGGATACACATTTGTTTTATTGtatagaaaatgaaaaacaaaccaATTTACTAGCTGTTCTATGGTGACATACACGGGACTGTTACAATACCAAATTGTGCGAGACAATGAGTCTCTTTATGGGGTAGAAGATTGCATGCATCAGACATGCATGTGGCAAATTATGCTTATCAGTTTTCTTATGCTGGAAAAACGCATCTTGCATATGCTTGGCTAATTATGCTTATCAGTTCCTGTCTCAAAAACTCACTTATTATGTGCATATTTGATTGTTAGGATAAGAAATTAGGTTCATGTTAGGgctgagatgtctgacaattagaAAAGCATGAAGATTTGAGGAACTCCATGGTAGCTGAAAATGGGGGGGTTGATGGAaatgaacatgaaattgaagttaCTGAGTCAACTCCAGATCTAGGGGTTTCATCTGAAGATGTTGATTCGGCAGCTGAGGAAGGAACAAATGGTTTTGCTACTAATCACAGTATTAATGCTGGGGACGCTGAAATGCAACCAACAGCTACCAAATTAGATCATCAGGTAGGTTACGATTGTTTGTTAAttttagaatttttaggttttttgcaGTTTATTTGTGGATTTTGAGGTCTGAATTGGATGGTATAATGAAAATCCAGGAGAGTCTGAAGGAAGATATGTTTGTTGATGCTTCAGATGAGTTGGATTTGGATAATAACAGGAAGAATATTGATGTTGAACAAGAACGACCTGTTGTCTCCATCAATGAAACCCAGGACGAGAGTCATCACATCATGGTGGAAGCAGAAGAGGAGAAAGTTGGTACAGAGGAATCTGGTTCTTTGCCGGTGGAGGATTGTGGACAAACTCGTGTGTTTGTTGATGAGGTTTCACAACTTCGGGCAATGTTGAATAAAGCTGTTGCTGAGAAAGACACAATGGCGCATGAGTATAAGGTCGGGAAGTTGAACTATGTGGGTATTTTTGTTTTCGTTTGGTTGGGAAATATATGATTCGAGTTTGTATTTCTGGTGCAGGTTGAAAGAAATGGCTTCATAAGAGAACTTTTTACACTTCGTCAGAAGCTTGAGGTTATCACTAGTCAGCATTCGCCAGTTGAGACTGGTGAAGGGAAAGCTGAGAATCATCACCAGGAAGAAAAAGTGGAGGGGGTAAAAGGTAGTACCGATGAGTTGATTTCTCCATTGCAGAGAATGGTCAGTGACTGTTCCAGATTAACCATGCGTCTTGAAAGtgttttagatgaaaaattgcaGTCTGGGGATGTGGTGAAACAACTCCAAACTGTTATTTTCCAGAAGGATCAAGAGATTGATGATCTTAATACAAAAGTCAATGACCTTTCGGTTTCCAAAAGTGTTGTTGAATCTCACATGGAATCACTTCAACAGACGTTGAAAGAATCATCTGAAGTCCATAATGAGTCAAACCAACATGCGGAGGTTGTATTGAAGAGGTTATTAGTTTCTGTTGGTGCAATAGTCAAGCAAGAGGACTTGTTGGATGATTCTGCTAGTGACAAGTTATCTCTTGTTGAAAGGGGAATCTCtctaatgattgagaactataaTCAGTTTCTTGTTGAAATCGATGGCCTCAAACAATGTTTGAGTGAGGTTAGGTCGGATTTCAATGTACCGGAGGAAAATGATTTGGGGTTTGTTTTTGGTGTTGCCTGTGAAGAGCTTTTTTCCTGCAAAAGAAAGGAGGTTGATTTTGTATCAAAGTTAAATCAACTAGAAGCTGAAAATAGCAAACTGATGAAGGAACTAGACAAGGAGAAAGAGACGTTAGAAGTGGTGAAGGAAGAAGCCATCAGAACCAAAGGGGAACTTGAGCAGGAAAAGGTTAGGTCtgctaatacaaaagaaaagcttGGCATGGCCGTCACAAAAGGTAAGGCACTGGTTCAGCAGAGGGATTCACTGAAGCACTCAATTGCTGAGAAGACAAATGAACTTCAGGAATGTTTGCAGAAATTACAAGAGAAATCTGATTCCCTTGAGGCCGCTGAAGTTACTGCCGAGGAGTTGGTCAGAAGCCAAATTTTGGCAGTCTCACTTCAGGAATCGTTGGCACCGATTACAAGAGAAGTCGAATTCCCTAGAAGCTGCTGAAGGTACTTCCGAGGAGTTGGTGAGAAGTCAAAATCTGACAGCTAAACTCCAGGAATTACTCTCCGCGAAGGAATCAATTCTCAAGGAAATCGAAGACATCTTGCCTGAGGGTATGCTTGCTGAACATCAGTCCACGAATATATTAGAAAGAGTCAGATGGCTTGTGGATCATAAGAATAAGTTGGATGATATCTCTTTTGAATTTCACAAAGTGAAAGATGCTTTATCTGCAGCTAACCTGCCAGAAACAGTTCTCTCTTCCAACTTGGATTCGCAGATAAACTGGCTCAAGGAGTCATTTTCACAAGCTAAAATTGACATAACAAAGTTGCACGCTGAAGTTGCTAGTGCTTGGGTGTCTGTTGGCTTACATGAATCTGAGTTGGCTGAAGCACGTAATGAGATTGACCTACTGAGTGTGTCTCTTTTTGCAGAGAAAGAGGAGAAGGCTGCTCTTCAAATGGCATTGTATGACTTATCTCGCAAATATGAAGCAGTTTCTGAATATGGGCACCAGGTTCATCTGAAAAGGATGGACTAATAAGAAAGTTTCTAGAGGCTTCTGAGATGCAAAACCCGGAGGACTCTGATCAAGCTGACATTGCTATGCTTGTAGAAAAGTGCATTAAGAAGATCAAGGAGCAAAACAGTACCACTTCCGAGGTTTCTCTTTTTTGCACAGAACAATTTGAGAGAATGCAGAGTTTACTGTATATACAGAATCAGAAACTGGTGCTATGTGAGAACATACTAGAAGCAGAGATGGTGGACAAATTGAAACTGATGAACTTGGCAAGCGAGTTAGAGAGAGTGTCTCGAGAAAGTGATGCACTAAAGGATGAAAATAAGTCTCTGGAAAATGATCTCGAGCGAGCTGAGGGTAAAACTGCTTTGGTTAGGGAAAAGCTATCAATGGCTGTAAAGAAAGGCAAGGGTATGGTCCAAGAAAGGGAAAACCTGAAACGTTCTATAGATGAGAGGAATATCGAAATTGAAAAACTCAAGCAAAAGTTGGAGCAGCAAGAGTCTGTTGTTTCTGAGTGCAGAGATCAAATTAATAAACTTTCACGTGATTTGGAAAGCATGTCTAATTTGGAATCTGATTTTGCGGCCATGAAAGAGCAGAGAGATCAATTCGAGCAGTCCTTACAAGAGAGCAATTATACTTTGCAGATAGTAGTTAAGTCAATTGATACTGTGGCCGTTACTGTTGATGCAATGTTAGAGGATCCTGTGGAAACGGTGAAATGGCTTTTGCAGTGTTATCATGATTTTCAAGTTGCCAAGTCTCGTGCGGAACAAGAGTTAGAAACAGTAAACCAGGAAAACATTTCAATGTCCAGCAAATTGGAAGAGGCAGATGCAACTATTAAATCACTGGAAGATGAATTATCAAAGTGTAGTGAAGATCTCTCTCTTCTAACACAAGCAAAGCAAGACATCGAAGTCAGCAAGGCCTATGTTGAGGAGGAGTtagaaaaatcaaaagaagagtctGGACTTAAAGCTACAAAATTCACAGAGGTTCTTGCCACTATTAAGTGAAGCAGTATCATCTGCTGAGCGAAGAATTTCTATTCTTGTTGAGGAGAAGGCTGCTGCAGAAAACGAGTTAGAGAAGGCAAAAGCAGGAGTGGAATCTCAAGTTAGTGAGTTAGCAGAGGCGACCCAAACCATAAAATCACTTGAAGAAGCACTATCAACTGCAAAGAGCAGAATCTCTATTTTTGCTGAGGAGAAGGCTGCTTCAGAGGCAAACCAAACTGTAAGATCacttgaagaagcattatcatcTGCAGAGAGTAGAATTTCTATCCTTGCTAAGGAAAAGGCTGCTGCAGAGTTACATATAACTAATGCGGAAAACGAGCTAGAGAAGGCAAAAGCAGGAGTAGATTCTCAAGCTAGTGAGTTAGCAGAGGCGAACCGAAGTATAAAATCACTTGAAGATGCTCTATCTCGGGTGGAAAAGCATGCCTCCGTGCTTTCTAAAGAACTGAACGATTCCCAAGTTGCTAGAGATCTCTTGGAGAAGGAGCTAGAGGAAGCAAAAACTGAAGCCAGCATTCAAGCTAGCAAGGTATCAGATGCATACACAAcaataaaatcactggaagatGCATTAGCAAATGCAGAGAATGACATTGCGGTGCTTGTCAATGAAAAGAGAAATACTGAACAGGAAATAGCAACACTTAATGCAAAGTTAAGTTCCTCAGTGGAAGAATTGGCTGGAACTCGTGGAGCCTCAAAAGGGCAGTCTTTGGAGCTACTAGAGCACCCCAATCATCTGGAAATGTTAATGAAAGATAGCGGGCTTCTCTTTTTTATTAACACGAGGCTTTAAGAAAAAACTTGAGAGCCTAAGAGATATGCACCTCCTTCTAGAAAGAATACGGGATCGGTTCGTTGACGAAGGCTCGGGACTATTGCCTGCTCGAGCTGGCACAGAGGTACAGTTTTGATATATGTCGTTGAGCACCTTAGTTTTTCACTGCAAAGTAATAAACGACCCTATCTCGGAGTTCTAGTTTCAAATGAAATGAAGATTGAGACAATAGATTTTTGTGTTAGCCACTGACTATCATCACAGTTACTGATAATATGATCTTCGCTGGAATTTCCTTCCCTTGATCTTCTCACATGTTTTTCCCAAAGTTAATATGGCTTCTTGTTGTTTATATTTTAGATGGATCATCACCTGGAAAATCTCCCTCCACCAGACCTTGGAAACTTTCATATCGATACAATTGACAACAGTGAGAGTAGTGCTGCGGACCCTGAGAATATCTCCTCTTATTTCACAGATATCATAGAAAGTTTCAATATGAAGAACAAATTGATAATAGATAGTTTTGTAGGGTTTTCTGGTTCTATGGATGAGTATGTTGCAGTCCTCACCGAAGCATTGCAGCAAACAATAGATGGAGTTGTTGTAACGCTTGAGACTATGGAATCTTTGAAGCAGCAGGTGAAAAACGTAGAAATTCACAACCGTGAGCAAGAGAGCATGATACATAAGTTGCAGAATGATGTGACTATGATGCTTTCTGCATGCAAGGATATTGTTGATGAGCTGAGTTTTGAAGATGAAAATTTGAACTCTAGCTTGTTCTCAAGTGAAAGAAAAGCTAGTGGTGATGCAGTGGAAGAGAAACGGGGCTTACTTGGCACTGAAGGTGTTAAAGCGGTAGAGAACGTTCTAAGTGCTGTTAAAAAATTTCAAAGTCAAAATAAACAGTTGGAGAGCTTAAATAGTGCATGTGAGGTGACCATTAAAGATTTACGAAATGAATTGGAAGGGACCAAATTAAACCTTGAAAGTGTCACGCAAGAAAGGGATCTTCATCAAAGCAGAGCCTCTGAGTTGGAGACTACTTTAGAAGAATTAAAGAGTTCCTGCAACTCGATGAATCTTAAACTGGATGAATGTCTTGCCATGGAAGATATATTGAGGGAAAAAGAAGCAGAACTATCGTCCTTGCATGTTTCTTTTGCAATTAAAAGTCAAGGTATGTAAACTCAAGTTAACCTTAGATTTAAGCTGTAAATCATTACTGGTTTTGTCTAGTGACTTGTTTGATCCTCTTTGTGATTTCAGAAGAAGAAGGCCGCCTTCTTTCAGAAGGCCAAATTCAAACCCTTCtagagaagataaatgaaattgaGATCCCTTTTAGGGTatcagaactgaagaacacggaATCTTTTGTGGCAGATCCTGTTAAGAAGCTCTTTTACGTTGTAGATACAGTTGCACAGATGCAGCATCAGTTTGAATTATCTGCTCATGACAAGGAAGAACTGCAATCTAGACTTTCAGAAAGTGTTCAGGAAATTGAGCATCTGAAAAAGGAAGCTGGAAATATTATTAGCATTAACCAAGAGCTAGAACATTCAAAGAGTGACTTAGCTAAGTTAGCATTTGATTTGGAGAAAATAATTCAGAAATTTGGAGGGGAAGAGTTAATTAAAGAACAAAAATCTGTTACCATAAGAAATTTATTTCCGGTTTTAGAAAAGCTGATCAAAGATCTAATTCTAGAATCTGAAAATTCAAAGGCTAGAGCCCAGGAACTGGGTGTCGAATTGCATGGGAACAAAAAGTTTGCAGATGAGCCGTCAGCGAAGGTTGCATTACTTGAAATTCCAGTTCGTAAGGGTCTGCCTCCATCAGATGCTGTCCAGGATAGGAGCATACTTGAAGGGCCTTCATTGGCATCTGGTTCAGAGATATCTGAAATTGGAACCATTGTAAGCAATTTTGACTTAGGTTTTAAGCTTCCCATACATGGTTGTTGATACACACGTATACCTTGAATACGGTATCCAGTTTTAGTCTTGACAGTTGGTTGCTTATACAAATCGCTCACTTTTGCTTATGTAGGGTCCAGCTGGAAGGAACTCCACATCCCCCGCTGCTTCTTCTGCGGCTCATGTGAGGTCCATGAGGAAGGGATAAAGTGACCATCTTGCTCTAACTATTGATTCCGAATCCGATCGGCTACTCAACCCCCCTGAAACTGATGATGATAAAGGTTTGAATGTGGTTTTATGTACTAGATGATCACTTTCTTAAAGTAGTTGTTTTGAGTAGCTTTGGGTGGATTTCATAGCTGTTTTCTTGCAGGTCATGTGTTCAAATCGCTAAATACATCTGGTCTCGTCCCCAAACAAGGAAAACTTTTAGCTGATCGGATCGACGGGATCTGGTGCATTTTCAGTTTTCTTGTTCTTTTATTTCCACTTATTTTTGGGCACCACATCAAGTGTATGAATATCTTacaattcacttttttttttcccatCTCTAGCTAAGGATGTAAATATACTTAATCCCTTCACTAGTTGCTTACAATTATGTGACACACCTTTTAATTGCAGGGTATCTGGAGGTCGAATTTTGATGAGTCGTCCCAGAGCAAGAATAGGTGTCGTAGCTTACTGTCTGTTGTTGCATATTTGGTTGTTAGCCAGCATTTTGTGATAGAATCATTCCACATGAAACGCTTCCATCAACT
This DNA window, taken from Papaver somniferum cultivar HN1 chromosome 3, ASM357369v1, whole genome shotgun sequence, encodes the following:
- the LOC113358902 gene encoding LOW QUALITY PROTEIN: golgin subfamily B member 1-like (The sequence of the model RefSeq protein was modified relative to this genomic sequence to represent the inferred CDS: inserted 1 base in 1 codon; deleted 3 bases in 3 codons; substituted 1 base at 1 genomic stop codon) codes for the protein MVAENGGVDGNEHEIEVTESTPDLGVSSEDVDSAAEEGTNGFATNHSINAGDAEMQPTATKLDHQESLKEDMFVDASDELDLDNNRKNIDVEQERPVVSINETQDESHHIMVEAEEEKVGTEESGSLPVEDCGQTRVFVDEVSQLRAMLNKAVAEKDTMAHEYKVERNGFIRELFTLRQKLEVITSQHSPVETGEGKAENHHQEEKVEGVKGSTDELISPLQRMVSDCSRLTMRLESVLDEKLQSGDVVKQLQTVIFQKDQEIDDLNTKVNDLSVSKSVVESHMESLQQTLKESSEVHNESNQHAEVVLKRLLVSVGAIVKQEDLLDDSASDKLSLVERGISLMIENYNQFLVEIDGLKQCLSEVRSDFNVPEENDLGFVFGVACEELFSCKRKEVDFVSKLNQLEAENSKLMKELDKEKETLEVVKEEAIRTKGELEQEKVRSANTKEKLGMAVTKGKALVQQRDSLKHSIAEKTNELQECLQKLQEKSDSLEAAELLPRSWSEAKFWQSHFRNRWHRLQEKSNSLEAAEGTSEELVRSQNLTAKLQELLSAKESILKEIEDILPEGMLAEHQSTNILERVRWLVDHKNKLDDISFEFHKVKDALSAANLPETVLSSNLDSQINWLKESFSQAKIDITKLHAEVASAWVSVGLHESELAEARNEIDLLSVSLFAEKEEKAALQMALYDLSRKYEAVSEYGHXGSSEKDGLIRKFLEASEMQNPEDSDQADIAMLVEKCIKKIKEQNSTTSEVSLFCTEQFERMQSLLYIQNQKLVLCENILEAEMVDKLKLMNLASELERVSRESDALKDENKSLENDLERAEGKTALVREKLSMAVKKGKGMVQERENLKRSIDERNIEIEKLKQKLEQQESVVSECRDQINKLSRDLESMSNLESDFAAMKEQRDQFEQSLQESNYTLQIVVKSIDTVAVTVDAMLEDPVETVKWLLQCYHDFQVAKSRAEQELETVNQENISMSSKLEEADATIKSLEDELSKCSEDLSLLTQAKQDIEVSKAYVEEELKNQKKSLDLKLQNSQRFLPLLSEAVSSAERRISILVEEKAAAENELEKAKAGVESQVSELAEATQTIKSLEEALSTAKSRISIFAEEKAASEANQTVRSLEEALSSAESRISILAKEKAAAELHITNAENELEKAKAGVDSQASELAEANRSIKSLEDALSRVEKHASVLSKELNDSQVARDLLEKELEEAKTEASIQASKVSDAYTTIKSLEDALANAENDIAVLVNEKRNTEQEIATLNAKLSSSVEELAGTRGASKGQSLELLEHPNHLEMLMKDSGLLFFINTRLKKKLESLRDMHLLLERIRDRFVDEGSGLLPARAGTEMDHHLENLPPPDLGNFHIDTIDNSESSAADPENISSYFTDIIESFNMKNKLIIDSFVGFSGSMDEYVAVLTEALQQTIDGVVVTLETMESLKQQVKNVEIHNREQESMIHKLQNDVTMMLSACKDIVDELSFEDENLNSSLFSSERKASGDAVEEKRGLLGTEGVKAVENVLSAVKKFQSQNKQLESLNSACEVTIKDLRNELEGTKLNLESVTQERDLHQSRASELETTLEELKSSCNSMNLKLDECLAMEDILREKEAELSSLHVSFAIKSQEEEGRLLSEGQIQTLLEKINEIEIPFRVSELKNTESFVADPVKKLFYVVDTVAQMQHQFELSAHDKEELQSRLSESVQEIEHLKKEAGNIISINQELEHSKSDLAKLAFDLEKIIQKFGGEELIKEQKSVTIRNLFPVLEKLIKDLILESENSKARAQELGVELHGNKKFADEPSAKVALLEIPVRKGLPPSDAVQDRSILEGPSLASGSEISEIGTIGPAGRNSTSPAASSAAHVRSMRKGXSDHLALTIDSESDRLLNPPETDDDKGHVFKSLNTSGLVPKQGKLLADRIDGIWVSGGRILMSRPRARIGVVAYCLLLHIWLLASIL